Proteins from a single region of Chlamydia buteonis:
- a CDS encoding CT620/CT621 family type III secretion system effector: MSSFYIQNRPKTVSGDGLFNIKLNHKFSNFNPKAQPAIDIETLNSGLYALKRLASIIEAGNIQASMLLNPNNTIFPSPPIAPKPRSVNARGSAKNTEETIAGIQGTTASALVPLILDGLQTFIDSTPDVHLEQMPSVILAIVLIKPLKDKPSLSQEEQQKVFNNCYQPQKKDILAQIKKEQASEIKKGQDILSEKLTSAGATQEEIQKALKEYEDKFTSDFFDAHVKKQLMTYRSTIGGATSKMMNDIKALAVSVPKPNKDNVNSVNGMVMLHAIFNGLTDAVNKEPALGGEEEVIKTQLTLSGYLSKESLTEEDLQVIYTASQLPSKTTLDMYLKPRDAAIYRENITAAYQAAVQNLTSVRSDIENEKQTLENQLATFQQAVSCFTSWVNGAKTISGAKEYTSEIITGAMEASAGLNSLSQMQANLKDDEKQIFNTHIPNYLNLTIGNGTNVTKFIAKIDSFQAISEYTLNNAVTSEVTVKTVLQNKADAIKKNPFYSEVSQQIKTIANSLSNYIQANGSYQIPKFDAFVQQELKPDTTSTNGFSEQAATVLQNFKTAADAHMTQLQQQIAALDKQYTDLNPADASFTDERKVAVESWLNSESLGSAFIYLILHSQLPKQSAFLNPLIEEINFNNLAANAINDLLKITNHFSTSSVYYNLSSYLIQSKEGKDLFSGDYFETCLALSREKEYIARDTDRCRRAQAFVNSLLDKIKKLPGISSSQQSEMLDATSNYMYLLSITFNQLNVLNALLSNLQITPEKKGDAYKKTVFKITGPKDWIPTLAALEGFISNGFPHSSPTGGLGPLFTQIQSDQQNYTTQGQTQQLNLQNQMTNVQQEWTLVSTSMQVLNQILSKLVGEIYPN; this comes from the coding sequence ATGTCTTCTTTTTATATACAAAACAGACCTAAAACAGTTTCAGGTGATGGTTTATTTAATATTAAATTGAACCATAAGTTTTCTAATTTTAATCCTAAAGCTCAGCCAGCTATAGACATAGAAACATTAAATTCTGGATTGTACGCCTTAAAACGTTTAGCATCGATTATAGAAGCAGGGAATATCCAGGCTTCTATGTTGTTAAATCCTAACAACACCATATTCCCCTCTCCTCCTATAGCACCTAAACCTCGTTCAGTAAACGCTAGAGGTTCAGCCAAAAACACTGAAGAAACCATTGCCGGTATTCAAGGAACAACAGCTTCGGCTCTTGTCCCTCTCATTCTTGATGGCTTACAAACTTTCATAGATTCTACTCCCGATGTTCATTTAGAACAGATGCCTTCGGTTATTCTAGCTATCGTATTAATCAAACCTCTAAAAGATAAACCCAGTCTAAGCCAGGAAGAGCAACAAAAGGTGTTTAATAATTGCTATCAACCTCAGAAGAAAGATATCCTGGCCCAAATCAAAAAAGAACAAGCCTCGGAAATTAAGAAAGGACAAGACATACTATCAGAAAAACTTACATCTGCAGGAGCAACACAAGAAGAAATTCAGAAAGCTCTTAAAGAATATGAGGATAAATTTACATCCGACTTTTTTGATGCTCACGTCAAGAAGCAACTCATGACCTACCGGTCCACCATTGGTGGAGCAACCTCCAAAATGATGAATGATATAAAAGCTCTGGCAGTATCAGTCCCTAAGCCTAATAAAGATAATGTTAATAGCGTTAATGGAATGGTAATGCTGCATGCTATTTTTAACGGTCTCACAGATGCTGTTAATAAAGAGCCTGCCCTTGGAGGGGAAGAAGAAGTAATTAAAACCCAACTAACTCTTAGTGGTTATCTCTCTAAAGAATCATTAACAGAAGAGGATTTACAAGTTATTTATACGGCATCGCAACTTCCTAGTAAAACAACTCTCGATATGTATTTAAAACCTAGGGATGCTGCTATATACCGGGAGAACATTACAGCCGCATATCAAGCTGCTGTACAAAATCTGACTTCAGTTCGTTCTGACATAGAAAATGAAAAACAGACTTTAGAAAATCAATTAGCAACATTTCAACAAGCGGTAAGCTGCTTTACATCCTGGGTAAATGGAGCTAAAACCATTTCTGGAGCCAAAGAATACACCTCTGAAATTATAACAGGAGCCATGGAAGCTAGCGCGGGTCTGAATAGTCTATCCCAAATGCAGGCAAATTTAAAAGATGACGAAAAACAGATTTTTAACACCCATATTCCTAACTATCTCAACCTTACTATAGGTAACGGAACCAACGTTACTAAATTTATTGCAAAGATAGACTCATTTCAAGCAATTTCAGAATACACTTTAAATAATGCTGTAACTAGTGAAGTAACAGTAAAAACAGTCCTACAAAATAAAGCCGACGCTATTAAAAAAAATCCTTTTTATTCGGAAGTTAGTCAACAAATTAAAACCATAGCCAATTCATTATCTAACTATATTCAAGCTAATGGTAGTTATCAAATTCCAAAATTTGATGCTTTTGTTCAGCAAGAATTAAAACCCGATACTACTAGTACAAATGGCTTCTCTGAGCAAGCGGCTACAGTATTACAAAACTTTAAAACAGCAGCCGATGCCCATATGACACAACTCCAACAACAAATTGCAGCTTTAGACAAACAATACACTGATTTAAACCCTGCAGACGCGAGTTTCACTGACGAACGCAAAGTAGCTGTTGAAAGTTGGTTAAATTCTGAGAGCTTGGGTTCTGCCTTTATTTATCTCATATTACACTCTCAATTACCAAAGCAGTCTGCTTTTTTAAACCCTTTAATCGAAGAGATTAATTTTAATAACCTTGCTGCAAATGCTATTAATGATCTCTTAAAAATCACGAATCACTTTTCTACAAGTTCTGTTTATTACAACCTTTCCTCATATCTCATTCAAAGTAAAGAAGGTAAGGATCTATTCTCCGGCGACTATTTTGAAACTTGCTTAGCCTTATCTAGGGAAAAAGAATATATTGCTCGTGATACAGATCGTTGTCGCCGAGCTCAAGCATTTGTGAATAGTTTACTTGATAAAATCAAAAAACTCCCTGGAATTTCTTCATCTCAACAATCGGAGATGCTTGATGCAACCTCAAACTACATGTACTTACTATCCATTACCTTTAATCAACTTAATGTTTTGAACGCCCTCTTATCAAATCTTCAAATTACACCTGAGAAAAAAGGTGATGCATACAAAAAAACCGTTTTTAAAATTACGGGCCCTAAAGATTGGATCCCAACTCTAGCTGCCTTAGAGGGATTTATTTCTAATGGCTTCCCTCACAGCTCACCTACCGGAGGATTAGGGCCTTTATTCACCCAAATTCAATCTGACCAACAAAACTATACTACTCAAGGTCAAACGCAGCAGTTAAACTTGCAAAATCAGATGACTAACGTACAACAAGAATGGACATTAGTGTCGACATCGATGCAAGTGCTAAACCAAATCCTTTCCAAGCTCGTAGGTGAAATCTACCCTAATTAG
- a CDS encoding CT620/CT621 family type III secretion system effector, with amino-acid sequence MDIINSYSISANYKKLPIIPCSESIQKRYQLLESIFHYEKTEFERYVVQRLICILDQKADEKYRQLIDKLHKFEIEDRVINKESRAPAVHRTPLSDLHASIAVVATTSTEVESGNLSTEDPFYNATKQQWAQNLLKKVQNVVNKIVGTATALAGKSTLIPRDGAVTSSIEKVERTLEEQSQTELDKAALLKIQTEVNRLVNLGTNLTNADFESLYSLPKQIFDTVQTSTLFTGGQKTGFINDLSTQYGNADQLAQIFADGRIEGLKDVLNVVKGKLTEEEYSIFLEIQKELESLQTSVQTYDQEKFDRIDLIGDQLADTINVSALSRNDKIDLCAQISYLYKDQVAAVDSFDVVVEATIFVNSHQEAIFDQISSLVTSLMGVFAPINLGQVTTEISSAAIAGALQTVRAINSRFNDLTDAQQKLVNDAFNKLSEFKAPKYIGAIWAYFVASTVLATNTTASMVDVGNVIKEAAKEMDGSKLGITASIKETMGSIVDAQGQFKPGNTVNGVEESYTIYSQQQGSSKVTINPLLLNRGSIGFLPQITSTANKNAENTARAYFQFKGLAGVQIAQLQSKVEESQGQLKNYQALKAELYKDQLYAQSNELQAMALPSAVASVLIDRYMPKEVDFLNGIYDQLYYSNLGSSVGNAMIDAISEYVNAATYFNFASYVGQQPAVGEKGKDVFPGTADSARNKLETERQKAAAYLKSTQDAETVLEEQVKKVTEDPKISNEQRTRIIDSLNNYRDNLNAISGSLVLLQNYLAPLSVSEGSVAGTFQVTGGEEQWQARLEILEDALVSGLSGNAISGGMFPLQATIQSDQQSYADMGQNYQLDLQMHLTSMQQEWTVVATSLQVLNQMYLSLARSLMG; translated from the coding sequence ATGGATATCATCAATAGTTACTCTATTTCAGCAAATTATAAAAAACTGCCAATAATACCTTGTTCAGAGTCAATACAAAAACGCTACCAGTTATTGGAAAGTATTTTTCATTACGAAAAGACTGAGTTTGAGCGTTATGTAGTCCAGAGATTGATCTGTATTTTAGATCAGAAAGCTGATGAAAAGTACAGGCAGTTAATAGACAAACTGCATAAGTTTGAAATAGAAGACCGCGTGATCAACAAGGAGAGTAGAGCTCCAGCTGTTCATCGTACACCCTTGTCAGATTTACATGCGTCGATTGCGGTGGTGGCTACTACTTCTACTGAAGTAGAAAGTGGTAACTTATCCACAGAAGATCCTTTCTATAATGCTACTAAACAACAGTGGGCCCAGAACTTATTAAAAAAAGTCCAAAATGTAGTTAATAAGATTGTGGGAACTGCAACTGCACTTGCTGGTAAGTCAACCCTAATTCCAAGAGATGGGGCTGTGACATCTTCAATTGAAAAGGTTGAAAGAACATTAGAGGAACAATCCCAAACAGAATTAGATAAAGCAGCTCTTTTGAAAATCCAAACAGAGGTTAATCGTTTGGTTAACCTTGGTACAAATTTAACAAACGCTGATTTTGAATCACTATATAGCTTACCGAAGCAGATTTTCGATACAGTTCAAACATCTACTCTTTTTACAGGTGGTCAGAAGACAGGTTTTATAAACGATCTCTCAACACAATATGGCAATGCAGATCAATTAGCTCAAATTTTTGCAGATGGTCGTATTGAGGGATTAAAAGATGTTCTTAATGTAGTTAAAGGGAAGTTAACAGAAGAAGAGTACAGCATTTTCTTAGAAATACAAAAAGAATTAGAAAGTCTGCAAACGTCAGTACAAACCTATGATCAAGAAAAATTTGATCGCATCGATCTAATAGGAGACCAATTAGCAGACACAATTAATGTATCTGCTTTATCGAGAAACGATAAAATCGATTTATGTGCGCAGATCTCCTATTTATATAAAGATCAAGTAGCTGCTGTAGATTCTTTTGATGTTGTTGTTGAGGCAACCATTTTCGTAAACAGTCACCAAGAGGCTATTTTTGATCAGATATCTAGTTTAGTAACCTCCTTAATGGGGGTATTTGCTCCTATCAACTTAGGACAAGTAACTACGGAGATTAGTAGTGCTGCCATTGCTGGAGCATTGCAAACTGTCCGTGCAATTAATTCTAGGTTTAATGATTTAACAGATGCACAACAAAAATTAGTAAATGATGCTTTTAACAAACTATCAGAGTTCAAAGCTCCTAAGTATATAGGTGCTATATGGGCGTATTTTGTGGCTTCAACCGTATTGGCTACTAATACAACTGCATCGATGGTTGACGTTGGTAATGTAATAAAAGAAGCAGCAAAAGAAATGGATGGTTCTAAGCTTGGTATAACCGCTTCTATTAAGGAAACAATGGGGAGCATTGTTGATGCACAAGGGCAGTTTAAACCGGGTAATACTGTTAATGGTGTAGAAGAAAGTTATACGATTTATTCACAACAACAAGGCAGCTCTAAAGTAACTATTAATCCGCTTCTTTTAAATCGTGGGAGTATAGGATTTTTACCTCAAATAACAAGTACCGCAAACAAGAATGCAGAAAATACGGCTCGAGCTTATTTCCAATTTAAAGGATTGGCTGGAGTACAAATAGCACAACTTCAATCTAAGGTAGAGGAGTCGCAGGGTCAACTCAAGAATTATCAAGCTCTAAAGGCAGAGCTATATAAGGATCAATTATATGCTCAATCTAATGAGCTGCAAGCTATGGCATTACCGTCAGCGGTAGCTTCGGTGTTAATTGATCGCTATATGCCCAAAGAAGTCGATTTTTTAAATGGTATTTACGATCAGCTTTACTATAGTAACCTTGGATCATCTGTTGGAAACGCCATGATCGATGCTATTTCGGAATATGTTAATGCTGCTACGTATTTCAATTTTGCAAGTTATGTAGGTCAGCAGCCTGCTGTAGGAGAGAAAGGTAAAGACGTATTTCCTGGAACTGCGGATAGCGCTAGAAATAAATTAGAAACGGAACGACAAAAGGCAGCCGCCTATCTTAAAAGTACGCAAGATGCAGAGACAGTACTGGAAGAACAGGTAAAAAAAGTTACCGAAGATCCCAAAATTTCCAACGAGCAACGTACACGCATAATCGATTCTTTAAATAACTATAGAGATAATTTAAATGCCATATCAGGATCTTTAGTGTTATTGCAAAACTATCTAGCGCCTTTAAGTGTAAGCGAAGGTAGTGTTGCAGGAACTTTTCAAGTTACAGGTGGAGAAGAACAGTGGCAAGCACGACTGGAGATTTTAGAAGATGCGTTAGTATCCGGGTTATCGGGCAATGCCATCAGTGGGGGAATGTTCCCACTACAAGCTACTATACAATCAGACCAGCAATCTTATGCAGACATGGGACAAAACTACCAGCTAGATTTACAGATGCACCTAACGTCTATGCAGCAAGAGTGGACTGTTGTAGCAACGTCTTTACAGGTGTTAAATCAGATGTATCTGAGTTTAGCAAGAAGTTTAATGGGCTAG
- the lptB gene encoding LPS export ABC transporter ATP-binding protein yields the protein MPILSVCNLVKKYNKKPVTNDVSFEVNAGEVVGLLGPNGAGKTTAFYLTVGLIRPDSGKIIFKNTDVTKRTMDYRARLGIGYLAQEPTVFKELTVKENLICILEIIYKARKQQSHLLDILIDDLQLASCINKKAGTLSGGERRRLEIACVLALNPSVLLLDEPFANVDPLVIQNVKYLIKILSSRGIGILITDHNAKELLSIADRCYLIIDGKIFFEGSSSQMIANPMVKQHYLGDSFSY from the coding sequence ATGCCGATACTTTCCGTCTGTAATTTAGTAAAAAAGTATAACAAAAAGCCAGTCACTAATGACGTCTCTTTTGAAGTAAATGCTGGGGAAGTGGTTGGTCTACTAGGTCCTAATGGCGCAGGAAAAACAACTGCATTTTATCTTACTGTAGGTTTAATCCGTCCCGATTCTGGGAAGATCATATTCAAAAATACGGATGTGACTAAAAGGACTATGGACTATCGAGCAAGATTAGGGATTGGTTATCTAGCTCAAGAGCCCACGGTATTTAAGGAGCTGACAGTAAAAGAAAACTTAATTTGCATTCTAGAAATTATCTATAAAGCAAGAAAACAACAATCCCATCTTCTAGATATATTGATAGATGATCTGCAACTAGCCTCGTGCATTAACAAAAAAGCCGGAACACTATCTGGGGGAGAACGACGGAGATTAGAAATCGCCTGCGTATTAGCTTTAAATCCTAGTGTTCTTTTACTTGACGAGCCATTTGCAAACGTCGATCCTCTCGTTATTCAAAATGTAAAATACCTAATCAAAATTCTTTCTAGTCGAGGTATTGGCATTCTTATTACAGACCATAACGCTAAAGAATTACTTTCCATAGCTGATCGGTGCTATCTAATTATTGACGGAAAGATCTTCTTCGAAGGTTCTTCCTCACAAATGATAGCCAACCCTATGGTAAAGCAACACTACCTTGGAGATTCATTCTCTTATTAA
- a CDS encoding DUF1137 domain-containing protein, with protein MTKFLFYGLFCSLGIFGIACTTIIAIIKVDSICDVSCMNKHFEKAPPFLKIKKLGIHKQITSPERQFFNCHVDKSCMELHFSDANYACKEALSKLSGHIHTQDLDKLMTFQGNGGLLNYQDCSLNIYDCRFHVDPIHPDPNAPEERAVGGMKTLSLSLLRK; from the coding sequence ATGACCAAATTTTTGTTCTATGGCTTGTTCTGCTCGTTAGGGATATTCGGCATTGCCTGCACAACAATAATTGCTATAATCAAAGTAGATAGCATTTGCGATGTCTCTTGCATGAATAAACATTTTGAAAAGGCTCCTCCTTTTCTAAAGATAAAAAAACTGGGGATACACAAACAGATAACTTCTCCTGAGCGGCAGTTTTTTAACTGCCACGTAGATAAATCTTGTATGGAATTGCATTTCTCTGATGCAAATTATGCCTGTAAAGAAGCTCTGTCTAAACTTTCAGGGCATATCCATACGCAAGATTTAGATAAACTTATGACATTTCAGGGCAACGGCGGTCTGTTAAATTACCAAGACTGCTCTTTAAATATTTATGATTGTCGCTTTCATGTAGATCCTATCCATCCTGATCCCAATGCTCCTGAAGAACGCGCTGTAGGAGGCATGAAAACTTTGTCCCTATCTTTATTGAGAAAATGA
- the kdsA gene encoding 3-deoxy-8-phosphooctulonate synthase, protein MFSDKMILIAGPCVIEEEETTLEIASKIQEIVAPYTDHIHWIFKSSYDKANRSSINSYRGPGLKEGLRILSKVKQTFGIEILTDVHSPEEARAAAEVCDILQIPAFLCRQTDLLVAAAKTNAIINIKKGQFLSPWDMQGPVDKVLSTGNSKIILTERGCSFGYNNLVSDMRSIAVLSRMGFPVVFDGTHSVQLPGGLKTHSGGQTEFIPTLTRAALAAGAHGLFIETHTNPSIAKSDAASMLSLKSFEVLLPIWSQLYKCVRSFEMASV, encoded by the coding sequence ATGTTCTCAGATAAGATGATCCTGATAGCTGGACCTTGTGTAATAGAGGAAGAAGAAACTACGTTAGAAATCGCCTCAAAAATCCAAGAAATAGTAGCTCCCTATACCGATCACATACACTGGATTTTCAAAAGTAGCTACGACAAAGCAAATCGTTCTTCTATAAATTCTTATCGTGGTCCCGGATTAAAAGAGGGGTTGAGAATCTTATCCAAAGTTAAACAAACTTTTGGCATAGAAATCCTTACTGATGTGCACTCACCAGAAGAAGCACGTGCAGCAGCAGAGGTTTGTGATATTCTTCAAATCCCTGCATTTCTATGCCGCCAAACAGATCTTCTCGTTGCTGCTGCTAAAACAAATGCTATTATTAACATTAAAAAAGGGCAATTTCTCTCTCCCTGGGATATGCAAGGCCCTGTAGACAAAGTCCTTTCTACCGGAAATTCCAAGATTATTTTAACCGAACGAGGCTGCTCTTTTGGTTACAATAATCTTGTTTCAGATATGCGTTCTATTGCTGTTCTCTCAAGGATGGGCTTCCCCGTAGTTTTTGATGGGACTCATTCTGTACAGCTTCCTGGAGGGTTAAAAACCCATAGCGGTGGGCAAACAGAGTTTATACCGACATTAACACGAGCTGCACTAGCTGCAGGAGCGCATGGTTTATTCATAGAGACACATACTAACCCTTCTATAGCAAAAAGTGATGCGGCTTCTATGTTATCCTTAAAATCTTTTGAAGTTCTCCTTCCGATATGGAGTCAGCTGTATAAATGTGTGCGTTCATTTGAGATGGCTTCAGTATGA
- a CDS encoding KH domain-containing protein yields MKDFLSYIIKNLVDRPEEVHIKEVQGTHTIIYELTVAKPDIGKIIGKEGRTIKAIRTLLVSVASRNNVKVSLEIMEDK; encoded by the coding sequence ATGAAAGACTTTTTAAGTTACATTATCAAAAACCTTGTGGATCGCCCTGAGGAAGTACACATTAAAGAAGTGCAAGGGACTCACACCATTATTTACGAATTAACCGTTGCGAAACCTGATATTGGTAAAATTATCGGAAAAGAGGGCCGCACCATCAAAGCTATTCGTACTCTCTTGGTATCTGTAGCTAGTAGAAATAATGTAAAAGTTAGCTTAGAAATTATGGAAGATAAATAG
- a CDS encoding RluA family pseudouridine synthase — MKSNNPLLFIVNETNRDRLDKFLVSQNPKYSRAFYQQHILDKRVTINEQIQTKVSTQLAPGDTVSITIEEKEEPSELLPEAIPLEKIYEDEMILVINKPRDMVVHPAPGHTRGTVVHALLHEIGERLKQEFPEEPWRPGIIHRLDKDTSGLLITAKTRQAKMIYSELFATKQLKKSYLAICVGKPSASIIHTKLARHHTKRKEMAVSSIGKEAVTRCEVLAYNGKLSLVLLHPETGRTHQLRVHMKHLSTPILGDPVYGLASANSCYGLDKQQLHAYSVNFTHPQTHKHLNLTTELPRDMKILIIKEFHNSKTVINKQLFESTIK, encoded by the coding sequence ATGAAATCAAATAACCCACTTCTTTTTATTGTTAATGAAACCAATCGAGATCGGTTAGATAAGTTTTTAGTTTCGCAAAACCCAAAATATTCTCGAGCTTTTTATCAACAGCACATTTTAGATAAACGGGTTACAATTAATGAGCAAATACAGACAAAAGTTTCCACACAATTGGCTCCTGGAGATACTGTCTCTATTACCATTGAAGAAAAAGAAGAACCTTCAGAACTATTACCCGAAGCCATCCCCCTAGAGAAAATCTATGAAGATGAAATGATTCTCGTTATAAATAAACCTAGGGACATGGTAGTACATCCAGCTCCTGGACACACTAGAGGCACGGTTGTTCATGCTCTACTTCATGAAATCGGAGAGCGTCTCAAACAAGAGTTCCCCGAAGAGCCCTGGAGACCAGGAATCATCCATAGATTAGACAAAGATACTTCAGGCTTACTCATCACTGCAAAAACCCGCCAAGCAAAAATGATTTATAGTGAATTATTTGCAACAAAACAGTTAAAAAAGAGCTATTTGGCGATTTGTGTGGGGAAACCATCAGCCTCTATAATTCATACAAAATTAGCCAGACATCATACTAAACGCAAAGAAATGGCTGTTTCCTCAATAGGGAAAGAAGCTGTTACTCGTTGCGAGGTACTCGCTTACAATGGGAAATTAAGTTTAGTTCTCCTGCATCCAGAAACAGGACGCACTCATCAACTTAGAGTTCATATGAAACATCTATCCACCCCAATTTTAGGCGACCCAGTTTATGGATTAGCTTCTGCCAACTCATGTTATGGTCTTGACAAACAACAATTACACGCCTATAGCGTGAATTTTACCCACCCCCAGACGCATAAACATTTAAACCTAACAACAGAACTGCCCCGAGATATGAAGATCTTGATAATAAAAGAGTTTCATAATAGTAAAACTGTTATTAACAAACAATTATTTGAATCAACCATAAAATAA
- a CDS encoding DNA gyrase subunit A, producing the protein MHDVSELFKTHFMHYASYVILERAIPHILDGLKPVQRRLLWTLFCMDDGKMHKVANIAGRTMALHPHGDAPIVEALVVLANKGYLIDMQGNFGNPLTGDPHAAARYIEARLSPLAKEILFNTDLMSFHDSYDGRDREPDILPAKLPLLLLHGVEGIAVGMTTKIFPHNFCELIEAQIAILNNRAFTLLPDFYSGGVMDASEYQDGLGSITMRASIQTVDQKTLIIKEICPSTTTETLIRSIENAAKRGVIKIDSIQDFSTDQPHIEIKLPKGVYAKDIIESLFQHTECQVVLTSRPTAIYNNKPVETSVSEILKLHTEVLEGYLQKELQILHDGLAQEHYYKSLEYIFIKHRLYDTVRENLSKLKNKVSQEDLHEAVLTALEPFLSNLPEIPSKQATGQLASLAIKKILCFNENSYTKDLATIEKKRAAVKKDLSNMKKFTIKYLKGLLAKYGELGKRKTQVLSFSKQKKSILKQQTLL; encoded by the coding sequence ATGCATGATGTTTCAGAGCTTTTTAAAACACATTTTATGCATTACGCATCTTATGTGATTTTAGAAAGAGCCATTCCTCATATCCTTGATGGCCTTAAACCCGTCCAACGACGCTTACTTTGGACATTGTTTTGTATGGACGACGGCAAAATGCACAAAGTTGCCAATATTGCCGGTAGAACTATGGCACTACATCCCCATGGGGATGCTCCAATTGTCGAAGCTCTTGTTGTGCTAGCAAATAAAGGTTACCTTATCGATATGCAAGGAAACTTCGGGAATCCTCTAACAGGTGACCCTCATGCAGCAGCGAGATATATCGAAGCACGTCTTAGCCCTCTAGCTAAAGAAATCTTGTTCAATACTGATTTGATGTCTTTTCATGATTCTTATGACGGAAGAGATAGGGAGCCTGATATCCTTCCTGCTAAACTTCCCTTACTTTTGTTACATGGTGTTGAAGGGATTGCTGTAGGGATGACTACAAAAATCTTCCCGCATAATTTTTGTGAGCTTATAGAAGCACAAATTGCTATTTTAAATAATCGTGCTTTTACCTTGCTGCCTGATTTCTATTCTGGAGGTGTTATGGATGCCTCAGAATATCAAGATGGCTTAGGCTCAATAACAATGCGCGCTTCTATTCAAACTGTTGATCAAAAAACCCTAATTATAAAAGAAATTTGCCCATCAACCACAACAGAAACCCTAATCCGCTCTATAGAAAACGCAGCTAAACGCGGTGTGATCAAAATTGATTCAATTCAAGATTTCTCAACAGACCAACCCCACATAGAAATAAAACTTCCTAAAGGAGTCTATGCTAAGGATATTATCGAATCTTTATTTCAACATACGGAATGTCAAGTCGTTTTAACCTCGAGACCCACAGCTATTTATAATAATAAACCTGTTGAGACTTCCGTCTCTGAAATTTTAAAACTCCATACAGAAGTCCTGGAAGGCTATCTCCAAAAAGAACTGCAGATACTCCATGATGGGTTAGCTCAAGAACATTACTATAAATCTCTGGAATATATTTTCATTAAACACCGTCTGTACGATACGGTCAGGGAAAACCTCTCTAAGTTAAAAAATAAGGTGTCTCAAGAAGATCTACATGAAGCCGTTTTGACTGCTTTAGAACCTTTTCTCTCTAACTTACCTGAAATTCCAAGTAAACAAGCAACAGGACAACTTGCTTCCTTAGCAATTAAGAAAATTCTCTGCTTTAATGAAAATAGCTATACCAAAGATCTCGCAACAATAGAGAAAAAACGAGCTGCTGTAAAAAAAGATCTCAGCAACATGAAAAAGTTCACTATCAAATATCTCAAAGGCCTTTTAGCAAAATATGGCGAACTCGGGAAAAGAAAGACTCAAGTTTTATCTTTTTCTAAACAAAAGAAATCCATTCTTAAACAACAAACTTTACTGTAA